A segment of the Robbsia betulipollinis genome:
CCTGGCCAGCGGCGTCGATACGCTCGAATGGCTCGATGCCGACGCCGCGCGCCGGCACGAGCCCGTGCTGGCCTGCGCGGCGGCGCTGCGCTCTCCCACCACCGGCATCATCGACAGCCACGCGCTGATGCTCAGCCTGCTGGCCGACGCGGAAAACCATGGCGCCACGCTGGCGCTCGACGCGCCCCTGCTGCGGGCCCATCCGGATGCGACCGGCCTGGTGCTGGAAGTCGGCAGCGCGAGCGCGCCCGGGCAAGCCCCCACCCGTTTGCATACGCACGCCCTCTTCAACTGCGCCGGGCTGCATGCGCAACGGATGGCGGCGTCCATCGACGGTCTGTCGCCGGCTTGCATTCCGCCCACGTTCTACGCAAAGGGACGCTACTTTTCCTGCACCCGCAAGCCGCCTTTCAGCCATCTCATCTATCCCGTACCGGAGGACGGCGGACTCGGCGTGCACCTCACGCTCGATCTCGCCGGACAGGCGCGTTTCGGCCCCGACGTCGAATGGATCGACGCCATCGAATACAGCGTCGACCCACGCGCCGCCGACGGCTTCTACGCCGCGATCCGCCGGTACTGGCCCGACCTGCCCGACGGCGCCCTGCAACCGGCCTATGCCGGCATCCGTCCCAAGCTCGCCGGCCCCGGCGCACCCGCCACGGACTTCCGCATCGACGGCCCCAGCGCGCACGGCATCCCCGGTCTCGTCAATCTTTTCGGGATCGAATCGCCGGGCCTGACCGCCTCGCTCGCGCTGGCCGATCACGTCGTCGCGTGCTGGCAGGGCTGACCCGGAAGTTATCGAAGCGGGAATATTGACGCGGCCGAAAGAAGGGCTAGTATACGCATCGCGTATAGAAATCCCTTCGGAGCGCAACGATGACCATCCCCCAGCAAACCTTTCTGCGCGACGCCATGCGGCGGTTGAACATGACGCGCGACGCCTTCGCCAGCCGCATCGGCATCACGCGCCGTGCCCTCGATACCTGGCTGCTTCCCGAGGAATCCCAGGAATCGCGCACCATGCCGGAAATCGTCGAACGCTTCGTCGCGGAAATCATGGCGCGGCAGCCCGGCCCCGGGGCGGACGCCGCCGCTACGCAGAGCGCATACCCCGCCGCGCCAGCGCATGGCGGCGCGATCCAGTTCGAGGGGCGTCCGCAGTTGCTCTCCGTCGACCAGTTCAGCCGGGAAGCGGTCGAAGACCTGTTTCGTGTCGCCGACATGATGCAGCCCATCGCCCGGCGCCAGAAAATCAGCCGTGTGCTCGAAGGCGCGGTGCTCGGCAACCTGTTCTTCGAAGCCAGTACCCGCACGCGCGTGAGCTTCGGCGCCGCGTTCTGCCGGCTCGGCGGCTCCGTGTGCGACACCACCGGCTTCACCTTCTCTTCGATGGCGAAGGGCGAGTCGATCTACGACACCAGCCGTGTCCTGAGCGGTTACGTCGATGCCCTGGTGGTGCGCCATCCCGAGCAGGGGTCAGTCGCCGAATTCGCCCGGGCAACCAACATCCCCGTCATCAACGGCGGCGACGGCCCCGGCGAACATCCCAGCCAGGCCCTGCTCGACCTCTACACGATCCAGCGCGAATTCTCGCGGCTCGGCAAGATCGTCGACGGCGCGCATATCGCACTGGTCGGCGACCTCAAATACGGCCGCACCGTGCATTCACTGAGCAAACTGCTCGCGCTGTACCGGAACCTGCGCTTCACGCTGATCTCGCCGCCCTCGCTCGAAATGCCGACGTATATCGTCGAACAACTGGGGCGTCACAACCACGTCGTCGTGCAAACCGAGAATCTGCGCGCCGGCCTGCAAGGCGCCGACGTCGTCTACGCGACGCGCATCCAGAAGGAGCGTTTCGCGGACGAATCGTTCGAAGGCTACACGCCGGAATTCCAGATCAACCAGGCGCTGGTGGACGCGGTATGCGGACCCGAGACGCTCATCATGCATCCCCTGCCGCGCGACGGGCGCCCGGGCGCCAACGACCTCAGCACCGACCTGAACCATGATTCCCGGCTGGCGATCTTCCGCCAGACCGACAACGGCATCCCGGTGCGCATGGCGATCTTCGCGACGCTGATGGGCGTGGAGCATCAGGTCCGGCATTCGATGCGCGACGCGAGCTGGAAGTCGCCGGCGTATGTGGGGCCGGACGACGCGGTGTTTCACGGCATCGATTGATCGGCGGCCCGGACCCGGATCCCGGCCGTTCGCGTCACGACAGCCGCGTCGCAACCACTGGGTTGTGACCGCCGCATGGTGACCCGCGGTCAGCCCGTTCGTGTTCGACGGTCACGGTGGCTGTGTCCATGTCGGCTGTGTCATGTCGGCTGTGTCACGCCGGCTGTGTCACGCTGGGTTCGGCTGGCCGTTCGACGCGGACAGCCCCCCGTCCACCGGCAGGTTCACGCCCGTCACGAAACGCGCGTCGTCGCTCGCCAGGAAGAGAATCGCAAGCGCGATATCGTCGGGCTGTCCCGGGCGGCCGAGCGGAATGCGCTCCGCGAACTTCGCCATCAGCGCCTTGTCGTCCTTCATGTCCGCGGTCATGTCGGTCATCGTCATCGTCGGACAGACGGCGTTCACGCGCACGCCGTCCGCGCCATGATCCAGGGCCAGCGCGCGCGTGAAATTGGTCACCGCGCCCTTCGCCGCGTTGTAGATGCCCATGCCCCAGTCGCCCCCCAGGCCCGAAACGGAGGAGACATTCACGATATTGCCTTGCGAGCGGATCAGCGCGGGCAACGCCGCACGACACGCGTAAAACACGCCATCGACGTCGGTCGACATCACCTTGCGCCAGTCCTCGACCGACGACTCGGTGATCTTGCCGGTGGTCGCGACGCCCGCGTTGTTGACCAGCACGTCGAGCTTGCCGAAGCGTGCCAGCGTATCGGCCACCGCCTTTTCGACATCGGCCTGACGCGCCACATCGGCGGCGCACAGCAGCGTGCGCTCGGGATCGAGCGACGCCGCCACCTTGTCGAGCTTGTCGCGCGAGCGGCCCACGAGCACCACCGATGCGCCTTGCGCGGCGAACATCCGCGCGGTCGCGGCACCGATGCCCGAGCCTGCGCCGGTGACGATCACAACCTTGCCGTTGAAGCGTTCCATATGAGCGAATCTCCTGTTTGACGGGGCGGCTCCGGACGATCTGACAGCGCGCCGGACGTTTGCGGCCACGTATGCAGAGCTTGCAAGGGTCGTTCCCGCGGCGGCAAACCCGTCTCGAAATTCTGTTCGAAACGGAATGTTGACTTTTATTTAAACACTATGTTTAATAAGGGCGATGTTAATCTCATAAAGGAAAAACGGATGATCGATGATGCAGTCGTCGAGACGGCGCCCCCCGCCGTTGTCGATGGGAGGACAGGGACCGCCCCCTGTGGCGCCACGGTCGCGGCGAACGGCAGGACCGTGGCGATGCGTGCGGCATTCGCACGGATGTTGAAGGTCACCATGGTGGAGTGGGGGTTGGTGCGGGCGCCGCGTGCAGCACGGTGACAAGGCGTGGGAACGGGCACCAGGCTTCGACGGCGCCATTTTTGTCATGGAAGCACGGGACCTCGTCGCGCTATGCCGGTGCGTGAAAAACGCGCCACCGTTACGGTTCACGCACGATATTTTGCATCGCCATGCCTCCAGAACCGGACGGCATGGCGACACCTAGCTAACCCCGCACCTATACCACCGACCAGTCGCCATCGGCCGCAAAGTATTGCAACTTCACGCTAGGCCGGGTAGTGGCGGACAGCACCAGCGTGGACGAACCGTCGATCGTCTTCCCATTCCCCACGATCGTCAGCGCGTTGGCGGAAGCATCCGCGCGTTTCACCACGTGCACCTCGCCGTCATAGGGCATTGCCGGCAGCGTCGCGGTACCGGGCGCCGCGGTCGTATCGACCTTGAGCGCATAGTCGGCGATCGTGACAAGCGTCGTCGTGGCGCTCGGGCTGGTAACGAACTTGCGGATGGGCTGCATCAGACCCTGCACCTGTTTCACCGGTTGCAACTGCGCAGGGAATGGATGAGGATTGAACTCGGCCAGCGCACCGAAGTTGGCCATCGGGCACATCACGTAAACCTTCCCCGGCGAATTGCAGTCGACACCGAACTGAGTGATCGTCACGCCTTGCGCCAGCACTTTACCTCCCCACGACACCGGCGCGAACGTCAGACTTCCCAGTGTCCCGAAATTCGGGGCTGAATATTCGACCTGGGCGCTCGATCTCAAAATCGGACCGCACATCCCAGCCACATACACGGAACAGTAAAGCCCCTGCTGACCATCCGCGACATTGTTTGCCGTGATCGGGATATAGATCGACGTATTGACCGGTGCGCTGTTGGTGCCGACGTTCGTTACCTCGACGATCAGCGGATTGTTGCCGACCATCCGGGAGATCGCTTCCGGTATGACCAATTGCACGCCTGCTGCCAGCCAATTCCGATACGTGTCCATCTTCACGGACCCGGGCGACGAAGACGTGCCGTTGTACAGGCTGTAACCTCCACCGTTCGCGACCAGACAGTTGCCGTTCA
Coding sequences within it:
- a CDS encoding aspartate carbamoyltransferase — translated: MTIPQQTFLRDAMRRLNMTRDAFASRIGITRRALDTWLLPEESQESRTMPEIVERFVAEIMARQPGPGADAAATQSAYPAAPAHGGAIQFEGRPQLLSVDQFSREAVEDLFRVADMMQPIARRQKISRVLEGAVLGNLFFEASTRTRVSFGAAFCRLGGSVCDTTGFTFSSMAKGESIYDTSRVLSGYVDALVVRHPEQGSVAEFARATNIPVINGGDGPGEHPSQALLDLYTIQREFSRLGKIVDGAHIALVGDLKYGRTVHSLSKLLALYRNLRFTLISPPSLEMPTYIVEQLGRHNHVVVQTENLRAGLQGADVVYATRIQKERFADESFEGYTPEFQINQALVDAVCGPETLIMHPLPRDGRPGANDLSTDLNHDSRLAIFRQTDNGIPVRMAIFATLMGVEHQVRHSMRDASWKSPAYVGPDDAVFHGID
- a CDS encoding SDR family NAD(P)-dependent oxidoreductase — its product is MERFNGKVVIVTGAGSGIGAATARMFAAQGASVVLVGRSRDKLDKVAASLDPERTLLCAADVARQADVEKAVADTLARFGKLDVLVNNAGVATTGKITESSVEDWRKVMSTDVDGVFYACRAALPALIRSQGNIVNVSSVSGLGGDWGMGIYNAAKGAVTNFTRALALDHGADGVRVNAVCPTMTMTDMTADMKDDKALMAKFAERIPLGRPGQPDDIALAILFLASDDARFVTGVNLPVDGGLSASNGQPNPA
- a CDS encoding NAD(P)/FAD-dependent oxidoreductase, producing the protein MDHVETVVIGAGVVGLAVAAALAARGHEVLILEAERAIGTGTRSRNSEVLHAGLYYPPDSLKARLCIAGNARLYAYAQARHIDHRRCGKLIVASDAAQIPRLERIAANALASGVDTLEWLDADAARRHEPVLACAAALRSPTTGIIDSHALMLSLLADAENHGATLALDAPLLRAHPDATGLVLEVGSASAPGQAPTRLHTHALFNCAGLHAQRMAASIDGLSPACIPPTFYAKGRYFSCTRKPPFSHLIYPVPEDGGLGVHLTLDLAGQARFGPDVEWIDAIEYSVDPRAADGFYAAIRRYWPDLPDGALQPAYAGIRPKLAGPGAPATDFRIDGPSAHGIPGLVNLFGIESPGLTASLALADHVVACWQG